In a single window of the Anguilla rostrata isolate EN2019 chromosome 6, ASM1855537v3, whole genome shotgun sequence genome:
- the LOC135256860 gene encoding thromboxane A2 receptor-like: MASTKNETPVCFSINSPPFNYNHTIASAYYSAVFTGLGLSSNLFAFVVLVKAFQRSQSPSCSSFLIFLSSLVVTDFMGLLVTGSIVVSFHTTRFNWRELDPWCHFCNFMGMSMVFYGLSPLLLGAVMAAERFVGIHRPFARYANMSKSRALSTVLAVWVFAGCVSLLPLAGLGSYHLQLPGSWCFINISSQPLDMTFCLVFCLVGLLSLAVSFLLNTVSVVTLLRICCGQGEMQRQRDQELEMMGQLVWIMIITSICWCPLLVFIGQTVLSGSHLKIGSLLLWLRFATCNQILDPWVYILFRCSIFKRILPAGKDRPHVSRISLYRTSTTSQRRLVQPLTGVEVACGEVPFVEDLSIPKAS; the protein is encoded by the exons ATGGCTTCTACAAAAAATGAGACTCCGGTATGCTTCTCCATAAACAGCCCCCCCTTCAACTACAACCACACCATTGCCTCCGCCTATTACTCTGCTGTATTCACTGGACTGGGCCTCAGCTCCAACCTGTTTGCCTTCGTAGTTCTGGTCAAGGCCTTCCAGAGGTCCCAGAGTCCCTCATGTTCATCCTTCCTCATCTTCTTGTCGAGCTTGGTGGTGACTGACTTCATGGGGCTACTTGTGACGGGATCGATTGTAGTCTCTTTCCACACAACACGCTTCAATTGGCGTGAGCTGGATCCTTGGTGCCACTTCTGCAACTTCATGGGCATGTCCATGGTCTTCTATGGCTTGAGCCCACTTCTCCTGGGAGCTGTCATGGCTGCGGAACGTTTTGTGGGCATCCACAGGCCCTTCGCCCGCTACGCTAACATGTCAAAGAGCAGGGCCTTGTCCACAGTGCTGGCAGTGTGGGTTTTTGCCGGCTGCGTCAGCCTGCTGCCTCTGGCAGGGCTAGGCAGCTACCACTTGCAGCTGCCTGGGTCTTGGTGCTTCATCAACATCAGCTCCCAGCCTCTGGACATGACCTTCTGCTTGGTCTTCTGCCTGGTTGGGCTGCTTTCGCTTGCCGTGTCCTTCCTGTTGAACACAGTGAGTGTGGTGACCCTGCTACGGATATGCTGTGGCCAGGGAGAAATGCAGCGACAGCGGGACCAGGAATTGGAGATGATGGGGCAGCTTGTCTGGATCATGATCATCACCTCTATTTGCtggtgccctctgctg GTGTTTATTGGGCAGACCGTGCTATCAGGGAGCCATCTCAAGATAGGCAGCCTGCTGCTGTGGCTTCGCTTTGCCACCTGTAACCAGATCCTGGACCCCTGGGTCTACATCCTGTTCCGCTGTTCCATCTTCAAGCGCATTCTCCCAGCAGGGAAAGACAGGCCCCATGTATCCAGGATAAGCCTGTACCGAACCAGCACCACCTCCCAGAGGAGACTTGTGCAGCCCTTGACTGGAGTGGAGGTGGCCTGTGGGGAAGTTCCATTTGTGGAGGACCTTTCCATTCCCAAAGCCTCCTGA